Proteins encoded by one window of Pelmatolapia mariae isolate MD_Pm_ZW linkage group LG14, Pm_UMD_F_2, whole genome shotgun sequence:
- the LOC134641655 gene encoding sodium- and chloride-dependent GABA transporter 2-like, which produces MIKRKSTRRDMQPEVEERGHWGNKVEFLLAVAGNVVGVGNVWRFPYLCYKNGGGAFLVPYLVFAVTCGVPVFLLETTIGQFTQEGGITCWRKLCPLAEGIGFGGQLIILYTCMTYIIILSWALLYLVFSFSSQLPWASCNNDWNTEGCVDFSTKNNTVHWTNQTNSTSAATEFWERRVLMISGGIEEIGSIQWEVLLCLIAMWIVCYFCVWKGVRSTGKVVYVTATFPYVMLLILLIRGLSLPGAFEGVMFYLLPEPSRLIDPQVWMEAVSQIFFSYSIGVGSLTVLGSYNKYNNNCYKDSLMLCLLNSGTSVVAGFAVFSVLGFMAHEQGVPIAEVAESGPGLAFIAYPQAVAMMPLPQLWSICFFVMLILLGLDTQFVAMEVVMTSFIDMFPKVLRRAGRREIFLLFFCLICFFSQLVMVTEGGMFVFQLFDYYACNGACILFLCVFETLALGWIFGVDKLYDIIKDMTGTRANYFFKLCWLYLTPLVSLGSFICSLIEYQPLTFNRWYIYPSWAYVLGWILALSSILLVPGCALYKLGTGTGTLSQRFHHLCQPNLENLENQKSETELETIRELLQ; this is translated from the exons atgattaaaagaaaatctACACGGAGAGACATGCAGCCAGAGGTGGAGGAGCGAGGACACTGGGGAAATAAGGTGGAATTTCTCCTTGCTGTGGCAGGAAATGTTGTCGGCGTGGGGAATGTGTGGAGGTTTCCCTACCTCTGTTACAAAAATGGAGGGG GTGCATTCCTAGTGCCATATCTGGTATTTGCGGTAACCTGTGGTGTACCTGTGTTCCTGCTGGAGACAACTATAGGGCAATtcacccaggagggtggcaTTACCTGCTGGAGGAAGCTGTGCCCACTAGCAGAAG GGATTGGCTTTGGTGGACAACTGATCATCCTCTACACCTGTATGACCTACATCATTATTCTGTCCTGGGCTTTGCTCTACCTCGTGTTCTccttcagctctcagctcccCTGGGCCTCCTGCAACAACGACTGGAACACAG AGGGCTGTGTAGACTTTTCAACAAAAAATAACACCGTCCACTGGACCAACCAGACAAACTCGACCTCTGCAGCCACCGAATTTTGGGA ACGACGAGTGCTGATGATCTCAGGGGGCATTGAGGAAATAGGCAGCATCCAGTGGGAGGTGCTGTTGTGCCTCATCGCTATGTGGATCGTCTGCTACTTTTGTGTCTGGAAAGGAGTCAGATCTACAGGAAAG GTGGTATATGTCACAGCTACCTTCCCCTATGTGATGTTGTTAATTCTGTTGATTCGTGGCCTCTCTCTTCCTGGAGCATTCGAAGGAGTGATGTTTTATCTTCTGCCTGAACCCTCACGACTGATAGACCCTCAG GTGTGGATGGAGGCTGTGAGTCAGATCTTCTTCTCCTACAGTATCGGTGTGGGCTCCCTAACTGTGCTGGGAAGCTAcaacaaatacaacaacaactgctatAA AGACTCTCTGATGCTGTGTTTGCTGAACAGTGGTACCAGTGTTGTAGCTGGTTTTGCTGTGTTCTCAGTGCTGGGATTCATGGCTCATGAGCAAGGCGTTCCCATTGCAGAAGTGGCCGAGTCAG GTCCAGGCCTGGCGTTCATTGCATACCCTCAGGCTGTAGCCATGATGCCCCTGCCTCAACTGTGGTCCATCTGTTTCTTTGTTATGCTCATTCTCTTGGGTCTGGATACACAA TTTGTTGCCATGGAAGTAGTGATGACGTCCTTCATCGATATGTTTCCCAAAGTGTTGCGCAGAGCTGGCCGAAGGGagatttttctccttttcttctgccTAATATGCTTCTTCTCTCAGCTTGTCATGGTTACTGAG GGAGGGATGTTTGTGTTCCAGTTGTTTGACTACTATGCTTGTAATGGAGCCTGCATCCTCTTCCTATGTGTGTTTGAAACTCTGGCACTGGGTTGGATATTTG GGGTAGATAAGTTGTATGACATAATAAAGGACATGACAGGAACACGAGCCAACTACTTCTTTAAACTCTGCTGGCTCTACCTCACACCACTGGTCTCACTG GGCTCTTTTATATGTTCTTTAATTGAGTACCAGCCTCTGACCTTTAATCGGTGGTACATCTACCCATCCTGGGCATATGTGCTGGGGTGGATACTGGCCCTCTCCTCCATCCTGCTAGTTCCAGGATGCGCCCTGTATAAGCTGGGCACTGGGACTGGGACTCTAAGTCAG CGTTTCCATCATCTGTGCCAGCCTAATCTTGAAAATTTAGAGAACCAAAAGAGTGAAACTGAGCTAGAGaccatcagagaacttctgcagtaG